One genomic segment of Polyangia bacterium includes these proteins:
- a CDS encoding tetratricopeptide repeat protein, whose amino-acid sequence MTIVQVGFSSKLVRALVTALALAGPGTALAADAPPPKARYQKQEKEVQATQTNLTKPQAPPPEKKETGPTITVDQFVQGKQKQIDKLVDLQIEKMRRLINVTQDDDPQKADFWFRLAELYADKEHYFNYQARSLDQKIFDAPPAQKTTLTNQQKQYESQEQKWLLDAVKSYIAATRYRKYERMDEVLFKLAYLLTSVKKEDQAREFFHRLIKDYPNSKYIPDAYLSFAEFYFNKGEMDSAMKFYEKVEQFPKSSVYPYAVYKKGWCYVNLGDHKTALETFVSVVRMTQDPKSNINAQQKSALAKEAKKDIVKSYSHVGGPDKAWEFFQRTGGDFAPKMMEALAEIYWEQGKFGDSTRVYRKVISMNMDSPRICEWQNKIVRNTLSQGSKRDQVQELQRLGAVYDRVHEMKGVKKDQLEECKVAFHDTTKELALIWHKEAQKTKNQDTYALTKFVYKEFLDHFTDDKDAYDMSFYYGELLWTLEQWKDAAEQYTKVVKMNTKGKYVKDAAYAAVLAWKNALNVDDHEQREAVEQDRGKFKDKHKFDPMPIPEYQKKMIAAFDTYIQYVPDAPELVTIKYRKARIYYEYNHFDEAAPLFGDIVEKHPKHELAIYSANLWLDCLNAQGKTKEVVALVDKFLEMPDLMKDPEFGKQMVSLKSDTYDMEGHEYEKLHNFKECGRSMLASADALPEHPKHAERLWNAGQCFQNAHLVGQALKARQELIKAHPKDPLAQRALFRVAAGYHQLAYYTKAADYYEDFAARFPGEKKATDALGNATTFRIGLGESDKAIADMESFVKFYGSRQPQDAAGVFFQKADVFEKEKKYDELARHLEDYLKKWGAQGGPDRQILAHFRLGELAWKSSCPKAAEDGACLEIKRVAATGRQKVIADLNKKLGKKKKIKDKLRTQCGPPTKSKIVLFDRGKAPATKAQEHFQTAIKIWAKGEAAKRITGKDVEARANSAAYASAGAAFYLAEKQYEDFLRIKFPEGLDFQTPSQYDSARKQAATKKKMEESAKKFTAYLDLKAKALDKARTTYLDVFGMKQAQWTIASAARVGQIYSDFAGQLYTAEIPKDLKEIDQWGNQPRQIYCDQLEDKAEPIEAKAVEGFEKCLKAATDQSWYNEWSRLCERELNQMKPSDYPLASEVKPEAGYVSTTMSPTPVISELSESAPVAAAASSK is encoded by the coding sequence ATGACCATTGTGCAAGTGGGTTTCTCTAGCAAACTGGTGCGCGCGCTGGTGACGGCGCTGGCCTTGGCCGGTCCCGGCACCGCGTTGGCGGCGGACGCCCCCCCGCCGAAGGCGCGCTATCAGAAGCAGGAGAAAGAAGTTCAGGCGACGCAGACCAACCTGACCAAGCCGCAGGCGCCGCCGCCCGAGAAGAAAGAGACGGGCCCGACCATCACGGTCGATCAGTTCGTCCAGGGCAAGCAGAAGCAGATCGACAAGCTGGTCGATCTGCAGATCGAAAAGATGCGGCGGCTCATCAATGTCACCCAGGACGACGATCCGCAGAAGGCCGACTTCTGGTTCCGTCTGGCCGAGCTTTACGCCGACAAAGAGCACTATTTCAATTATCAAGCGCGCTCGCTGGACCAGAAGATCTTCGACGCGCCGCCGGCGCAGAAGACGACGCTGACGAACCAGCAAAAGCAGTACGAGTCACAAGAGCAGAAGTGGCTCCTCGACGCGGTGAAGAGCTACATCGCCGCCACCCGCTATCGCAAGTACGAGCGCATGGACGAGGTACTCTTCAAGCTGGCGTACCTTCTGACGTCGGTGAAGAAGGAAGACCAGGCGCGCGAGTTCTTTCACCGCCTGATCAAGGACTACCCGAACTCGAAGTACATCCCCGACGCCTATCTGTCGTTCGCCGAGTTCTATTTCAACAAGGGCGAGATGGACTCGGCGATGAAGTTTTACGAGAAGGTCGAGCAGTTCCCCAAGTCCAGCGTCTATCCCTACGCGGTCTACAAGAAGGGGTGGTGCTACGTGAATCTGGGCGACCACAAGACGGCGCTGGAGACGTTCGTCTCGGTGGTGCGGATGACCCAAGATCCAAAAAGCAACATCAACGCCCAGCAGAAGTCGGCGCTGGCCAAAGAGGCCAAGAAGGACATCGTCAAGTCGTACTCGCACGTCGGCGGTCCCGACAAGGCGTGGGAGTTCTTCCAGCGCACCGGCGGCGACTTCGCCCCAAAGATGATGGAGGCTCTGGCCGAGATTTACTGGGAACAGGGCAAGTTCGGCGATTCGACGCGCGTGTACCGCAAGGTGATCTCCATGAATATGGATTCACCGCGCATCTGCGAGTGGCAGAACAAGATCGTGCGCAACACCCTGTCACAGGGTTCGAAGCGCGATCAGGTACAAGAGCTGCAGCGCCTGGGCGCGGTCTATGACCGTGTTCATGAAATGAAGGGCGTGAAGAAAGACCAGCTGGAAGAATGCAAGGTCGCCTTCCACGACACCACGAAAGAGCTGGCGCTGATCTGGCACAAGGAAGCGCAGAAGACGAAGAACCAGGACACATATGCCCTGACCAAGTTCGTCTACAAAGAGTTCCTGGACCACTTCACCGACGATAAGGACGCTTACGATATGTCCTTCTACTACGGCGAGCTTTTGTGGACCCTGGAACAGTGGAAGGACGCCGCCGAGCAGTACACCAAGGTCGTCAAGATGAATACCAAGGGCAAGTACGTGAAGGATGCGGCCTATGCCGCCGTGCTGGCCTGGAAGAACGCGCTGAACGTCGACGACCACGAACAGCGTGAGGCGGTCGAACAGGACCGCGGCAAGTTCAAGGACAAGCACAAGTTCGATCCGATGCCGATCCCCGAATACCAGAAGAAGATGATCGCCGCCTTCGACACGTACATTCAGTACGTGCCGGACGCGCCCGAGCTGGTGACCATCAAGTATCGCAAGGCGCGCATCTACTATGAGTACAACCACTTCGACGAGGCGGCGCCGCTGTTCGGCGACATCGTCGAAAAGCACCCCAAGCACGAACTGGCGATCTACTCGGCGAACCTTTGGCTCGATTGTTTGAATGCGCAGGGCAAGACCAAGGAAGTCGTCGCGTTGGTCGATAAGTTCCTCGAGATGCCGGACCTGATGAAGGATCCGGAGTTCGGCAAGCAAATGGTCTCGCTGAAGAGCGACACCTATGACATGGAAGGCCACGAGTACGAGAAGCTGCACAACTTCAAAGAGTGTGGGCGCTCGATGCTGGCGTCGGCCGATGCGTTGCCGGAACACCCGAAGCATGCCGAGCGGTTGTGGAACGCCGGGCAGTGCTTCCAGAACGCACACCTGGTCGGTCAGGCGCTGAAGGCGCGCCAAGAGTTGATCAAGGCCCACCCGAAGGATCCGCTGGCCCAACGGGCGCTGTTCCGCGTGGCCGCCGGCTATCACCAGCTGGCCTACTACACCAAGGCCGCCGACTATTACGAGGACTTCGCCGCCCGGTTCCCGGGCGAGAAGAAGGCAACCGACGCGCTTGGCAACGCCACCACGTTCCGCATCGGCCTCGGCGAATCGGACAAGGCAATCGCCGATATGGAATCGTTCGTGAAGTTCTACGGCTCGCGCCAGCCGCAAGACGCAGCCGGCGTCTTCTTCCAGAAGGCCGACGTCTTCGAGAAGGAAAAGAAGTACGACGAGCTGGCCCGGCACCTGGAGGACTACCTGAAAAAGTGGGGCGCCCAGGGTGGCCCCGATCGCCAGATCCTGGCCCACTTCCGGCTGGGCGAGCTGGCCTGGAAGTCATCGTGCCCGAAGGCCGCCGAAGACGGCGCTTGCTTGGAGATCAAGCGCGTGGCCGCTACCGGCCGCCAGAAGGTCATCGCCGACCTCAACAAGAAACTGGGCAAGAAAAAGAAGATCAAAGACAAGCTGCGCACCCAGTGCGGTCCGCCGACCAAGTCGAAGATCGTCCTTTTCGATCGCGGCAAGGCCCCGGCGACGAAAGCGCAGGAGCACTTCCAGACCGCGATCAAGATCTGGGCGAAGGGTGAGGCCGCGAAGCGCATCACCGGCAAGGACGTCGAGGCGCGGGCTAACTCGGCGGCGTACGCCTCGGCGGGCGCGGCGTTCTATCTGGCCGAGAAGCAATACGAGGACTTCCTGCGCATCAAGTTCCCCGAGGGCCTGGACTTCCAGACCCCCAGCCAGTACGACAGCGCGCGCAAGCAGGCGGCGACGAAGAAGAAGATGGAAGAGTCGGCGAAGAAGTTCACCGCCTACCTGGATCTGAAGGCGAAAGCCTTGGACAAGGCACGCACTACGTACCTGGACGTCTTCGGGATGAAGCAGGCGCAGTGGACCATCGCCTCGGCGGCGCGGGTCGGGCAGATTTACTCGGACTTTGCCGGTCAGCTTTACACCGCGGAGATCCCCAAGGACCTGAAAGAGATCGATCAGTGGGGCAACCAGCCGCGCCAGATCTACTGCGATCAGCTGGAAGACAAGGCTGAACCTATCGAGGCCAAGGCGGTCGAGGGCTTCGAGAAGTGTCTGAAGGCGGCCACCGATCAATCCTGGTACAACGAATGGTCGCGCCTGTGTGAGCGAGAGCTGAACCAGATGAAGCCGTCGGATTATCCGTTGGCCTCCGAGGTGAAGCCCGAGGCGGGCTATGTCTCGACCACCATGTCGCCGACGCCGGTCATTTCCGAGCTGAGTGAATCCGCGCCCGTGGCCGCCGCCGCGAGCAGCAAGTAA